One part of the Haloprofundus halobius genome encodes these proteins:
- a CDS encoding universal stress protein has product MSVETILVAVGPGDRDRMARLAEETIGIAGPTGASVVLLHVFTEDGFDDAARKVEFDPSKEEVSPDVVARRYMTINELVERFDQAGIEYETRGVIGRPEDQIVEVAEAVGADRLFVGGRNRSPTGKAIFGSVAQAVMLSAPCPVTFVRREIDE; this is encoded by the coding sequence ATGTCTGTAGAGACCATCCTCGTCGCGGTCGGACCGGGAGATCGCGACCGAATGGCCCGACTAGCGGAGGAAACGATCGGCATCGCCGGACCGACGGGGGCGTCAGTCGTCCTCTTACACGTGTTCACCGAGGACGGGTTCGACGATGCCGCCCGAAAAGTAGAGTTCGACCCGTCGAAGGAGGAGGTGTCCCCCGACGTGGTCGCCAGACGTTACATGACGATCAACGAACTCGTGGAGCGATTCGATCAGGCCGGTATCGAGTACGAGACGCGTGGCGTGATCGGCCGACCGGAAGACCAAATCGTCGAGGTCGCGGAGGCCGTTGGTGCGGATAGGTTATTCGTCGGCGGACGAAATCGGAGCCCGACCGGGAAGGCCATCTTTGGGAGCGTCGCGCAGGCGGTGATGCTCTCCGCACCCTGTCCGGTGACGTTCGTTCGCCGCGAAATCGACGAGTAG